Proteins from one Natrinema salinisoli genomic window:
- a CDS encoding PH domain-containing protein yields the protein MTKTDPSEPDSERPETGDVPIPGGEPAAAEPRWLPLEEGERIRWQGGPRIQTVLPWVAVALVGTAVLLAAIALDVLPTIAVVGVVLVVAPALWQYARVSRTAFVVTNTVAATRHGVLGRTVRTVSLGRIQNTTVEQNPIGRLVGHGTVTIEAASGSELAFWNVDDPGDIRDRLEAERERLTGQEVPGRRDQWEAVLAEVREWRRALE from the coding sequence ATGACGAAGACCGATCCATCTGAGCCCGACTCGGAGCGGCCCGAGACCGGAGACGTGCCCATTCCGGGCGGTGAGCCGGCCGCGGCGGAGCCTCGATGGCTCCCGCTCGAGGAGGGCGAACGGATCCGCTGGCAGGGCGGCCCGCGGATCCAGACCGTCTTGCCGTGGGTCGCGGTCGCCCTCGTCGGGACAGCGGTCCTGCTGGCAGCGATCGCTCTCGATGTCTTACCGACCATCGCCGTCGTGGGCGTGGTGCTCGTCGTCGCCCCGGCGCTCTGGCAGTACGCCCGCGTCTCACGGACCGCGTTCGTCGTCACGAACACGGTCGCCGCGACCCGACACGGCGTCCTCGGGCGGACCGTTCGAACCGTCTCGCTCGGGCGAATTCAGAACACGACGGTCGAACAGAACCCGATCGGCCGGCTCGTCGGTCACGGGACCGTCACGATCGAAGCCGCCAGCGGCTCGGAACTCGCCTTCTGGAACGTCGACGACCCGGGAGACATCCGGGACCGGCTCGAGGCCGAACGCGAGCGTCTGACCGGGCAGGAGGTTCCGGGCCGCCGCGACCAGTGGGAAGCGGTCCTCGCCGAGGTCCGGGAGTGGCGGCGGGCGCTCGAGTGA
- a CDS encoding MaoC family dehydratase: MCVLRDSEPMTGLYYEEFEVGETIEHERRRTISESDNQRFCDMTMNQQPLHLDAEFAADTEFGERLVNGLYTMSLAVGVSIPETTDGTIVANLSYDNVEHPNPVFHGDTIRVQSTVTDKRETSDGERGIVTMHVEAFKVNDSDEPLVCEFDRTALSLKREHAETDENGE, from the coding sequence TTGTGCGTACTGCGTGACTCCGAACCTATGACCGGACTGTACTACGAGGAGTTCGAGGTCGGCGAGACCATCGAGCACGAACGCCGGCGGACGATCTCCGAGAGCGACAACCAGCGCTTTTGCGACATGACGATGAACCAGCAGCCGCTCCACCTCGACGCCGAGTTCGCGGCCGACACGGAGTTCGGCGAGCGACTCGTCAACGGCCTCTACACGATGTCACTCGCCGTCGGCGTCTCGATTCCCGAGACGACCGACGGGACCATCGTGGCGAACCTCTCGTACGACAACGTCGAACACCCGAACCCGGTCTTCCACGGGGACACGATTCGCGTCCAGTCGACGGTCACGGACAAGCGCGAGACCAGCGACGGCGAGCGCGGGATCGTCACGATGCACGTCGAGGCGTTCAAGGTGAACGATTCGGACGAACCGCTCGTCTGCGAGTTCGACCGAACCGCACTCTCGCTGAAACGGGAGCACGCTGAGACTGACGAAAACGGGGAGTGA
- a CDS encoding right-handed parallel beta-helix repeat-containing protein, translating to MGERTPRLDLGTFEEGEEWDHTDTVEAVDEHAIVRGPIGDRPAEGEYDDELYHATDQGITWRWDASDEDWVYFSGRGNSDQPVPGTSHFEAAEFVDARTAETPVWNVEAHGIEGDGETEVGRDVHDLLAQVESAGGGIVYFPPGRYVFERTPLIGDDTILLGAGRSTVFEGSRPDGEEGRALLSNRGYDGVEYDGASNWGICNVRIDSPDTNGIMLAHAENVRLEDVYGDRIYYHHIDVVSSKNVTIDGYWATRGGDAGSNAPIQFDNQTSEIASNSIWDGTDELLTGSDGTRTRNCTLENFEIDPENGPDYGVHMHRNGNESITIRDGYITGCLYAAIRGDTGDEIADLTIDSVSCIENARGISLGQLESGRRELTITNVTIRTDNRGLAAGSGIYAAGFDGAEISNTIVDGEFTNSILFDDMDDLKLSTVTAKGASSQAFRFRENVDATLTTARAADCGDAGVYAGPGSSVAYGGVAFEDVGSDVVVDGELREWKASS from the coding sequence GTGGGTGAGCGAACACCGCGACTCGACCTGGGCACGTTCGAGGAAGGCGAGGAGTGGGACCATACCGACACGGTCGAGGCCGTCGACGAACACGCGATCGTTCGGGGACCGATCGGCGACCGCCCCGCCGAGGGCGAGTACGACGACGAACTCTACCACGCGACCGATCAGGGAATCACGTGGCGCTGGGACGCCTCAGACGAGGACTGGGTGTACTTCAGCGGACGGGGGAATTCTGATCAGCCGGTACCCGGAACGAGCCACTTCGAGGCGGCGGAGTTCGTCGACGCGCGCACCGCGGAAACGCCCGTCTGGAACGTCGAAGCCCACGGGATCGAGGGTGACGGCGAGACCGAGGTCGGTCGGGATGTCCACGACCTTCTCGCGCAAGTCGAGTCAGCTGGCGGCGGAATCGTCTACTTCCCGCCCGGACGGTACGTCTTCGAGCGGACGCCGTTGATCGGCGATGATACGATTCTGCTGGGCGCGGGTCGTTCGACGGTCTTCGAGGGATCGCGTCCCGACGGCGAAGAGGGACGAGCCCTGCTCTCCAACAGGGGCTACGACGGAGTCGAGTACGATGGCGCATCGAACTGGGGGATCTGCAACGTTCGAATCGATTCGCCGGACACGAACGGCATCATGCTCGCACATGCGGAAAACGTTCGACTAGAAGACGTCTACGGCGACCGCATCTACTACCATCACATCGACGTCGTGTCGTCCAAGAACGTCACTATCGACGGCTATTGGGCGACTCGAGGGGGCGATGCCGGATCGAACGCGCCGATTCAGTTCGACAACCAGACGTCAGAGATTGCGTCGAACAGCATCTGGGACGGCACTGACGAGTTGTTGACCGGAAGCGACGGGACGCGGACGCGGAACTGTACGCTCGAGAACTTCGAGATCGATCCGGAGAACGGCCCCGATTACGGCGTCCACATGCACCGGAACGGCAACGAGTCGATTACGATCAGAGACGGCTACATCACCGGTTGCCTGTACGCGGCGATCAGGGGTGACACCGGTGACGAGATCGCAGATCTGACGATCGACTCCGTGTCGTGTATCGAGAACGCGAGGGGGATCTCGCTCGGACAGCTCGAGAGCGGCCGACGGGAGCTGACGATCACCAACGTCACGATCAGGACCGACAACCGTGGACTGGCCGCCGGATCGGGAATCTACGCGGCCGGGTTCGACGGAGCGGAAATATCGAACACCATCGTCGACGGGGAGTTCACGAACTCGATCCTCTTCGACGATATGGACGACCTGAAGCTGAGTACCGTGACGGCCAAGGGAGCGTCGAGTCAGGCGTTCCGGTTCCGAGAGAACGTCGATGCGACGCTGACGACCGCTCGAGCGGCGGACTGTGGCGACGCGGGCGTCTACGCGGGGCCGGGTAGCAGCGTCGCCTACGGTGGTGTCGCGTTCGAGGATGTCGGCAGCGACGTCGTCGTCGATGGTGAGTTGCGGGAGTGGAAGGCATCCTCGTAG
- a CDS encoding DUF7544 domain-containing protein, whose amino-acid sequence MYATKDLSDAIDVTRGFLAGASFWTWIKLAIIVFFVGGVVSGGPPTPGGGGGEFGGEPTPGTGTDPGAAVGFGEMLPALIVIAAIGLTIYLVFAFSGSLLEFALLESLRSGEVHVRRYTKRNLELGVRLFGFRLALGLIALLVFGVPAYALYTTMETDSAAFIGALALLAIPIYLVYAVVNRFTTVFVAPTMLQEDAGVVAAWKRFRRTLTANWKEYLVYLLLVWVVQLGFGIALGVIFFIGFFILAIPLILIAFIPIIGIFIIFLAIPFVLLLSSLIQVPFVVYLRYYALLVLGDTDAELDLVPDQRARVRGDATTESSGSDDWDSNDGQPDDDRPDDRPAGEDGDDGTDSWGGPDHWDSSDEDDSDTDRDDDRSGR is encoded by the coding sequence ATGTATGCGACAAAAGACCTGAGTGACGCGATCGACGTGACTCGTGGGTTCCTGGCGGGGGCCAGTTTCTGGACGTGGATCAAACTGGCAATCATCGTCTTTTTCGTGGGCGGCGTCGTGTCCGGAGGACCGCCGACCCCCGGCGGCGGTGGCGGCGAATTCGGCGGCGAGCCGACACCCGGTACCGGTACTGACCCCGGAGCGGCAGTCGGTTTCGGCGAAATGCTGCCGGCACTCATCGTCATCGCGGCCATCGGCCTGACGATCTACCTCGTGTTCGCCTTCAGTGGCTCGCTCCTCGAGTTCGCGCTGCTCGAGTCGCTGCGCTCCGGCGAGGTTCACGTCCGTCGGTACACGAAGCGTAATCTCGAGCTCGGGGTTCGACTCTTCGGATTCCGACTCGCGCTGGGCCTGATCGCGCTCCTCGTGTTCGGCGTCCCCGCGTACGCCTTGTATACGACGATGGAGACCGATTCGGCGGCGTTCATCGGGGCACTAGCACTTCTCGCGATCCCGATATATCTCGTCTACGCCGTCGTCAATCGGTTCACGACCGTCTTCGTCGCGCCGACCATGCTCCAAGAGGACGCGGGAGTCGTCGCCGCCTGGAAGCGGTTCCGGCGGACGCTGACCGCCAACTGGAAGGAGTATCTCGTCTACCTCCTGCTGGTCTGGGTGGTACAGTTAGGATTCGGCATCGCGCTCGGAGTCATCTTTTTCATCGGGTTCTTCATTCTCGCCATCCCGCTCATTTTGATCGCTTTCATTCCAATCATCGGGATCTTCATCATTTTCCTCGCCATTCCGTTCGTTCTCCTGCTCTCTTCACTGATCCAGGTCCCTTTTGTCGTGTATCTACGCTACTACGCGCTGTTGGTGCTCGGTGATACGGACGCGGAACTCGACCTCGTTCCCGACCAGCGAGCGAGGGTTCGCGGCGACGCAACGACGGAGTCCAGCGGATCCGACGACTGGGACTCGAACGACGGCCAGCCCGACGACGACCGACCCGACGACCGCCCCGCCGGCGAGGACGGTGACGACGGGACCGATTCCTGGGGCGGCCCCGATCACTGGGACTCGAGCGATGAGGACGACTCGGACACCGACCGCGACGACGACCGATCCGGCCGGTAG
- a CDS encoding DUF6517 family protein yields the protein MKRRTLIAGVGAAGFAGLSGCLGMLGLAEHESSPAGVEAAAREETGYEQTAIEALPVERDVGPTNETVTVTNHMTKHEKTIDMGPLGSRRGAIFNVLTTPQVSIVGKELNPVGEMSTQELMDLVRSNYDEISNISHEEDSDVTILEQTTTRSMFTADAEFDGRSVDVDIHITEAVEADEDLLVTIGVYPQYARDQEEPNIETVTEAVTTEVDEDASTGDSGSDDGGNESSDNETDGSSDNETDDNESDDGVLG from the coding sequence ATGAAACGACGAACCCTCATCGCAGGCGTCGGCGCCGCTGGTTTCGCTGGGCTATCGGGTTGTCTGGGTATGCTCGGGCTGGCCGAACACGAGTCGTCCCCCGCCGGCGTCGAAGCCGCCGCTCGCGAGGAGACGGGCTACGAGCAGACCGCTATCGAAGCGCTCCCGGTCGAGCGGGACGTCGGACCGACGAACGAGACGGTCACCGTCACCAATCACATGACCAAACACGAGAAGACGATCGACATGGGGCCGCTCGGCAGCCGACGCGGCGCCATCTTCAACGTGTTGACGACGCCGCAGGTGAGCATCGTCGGCAAGGAGCTCAACCCCGTCGGAGAGATGTCGACGCAGGAACTCATGGATCTCGTCAGGAGCAACTACGACGAAATCAGCAACATATCCCACGAGGAGGACTCCGACGTTACGATCCTCGAGCAAACGACGACTCGCTCCATGTTTACCGCGGACGCCGAGTTCGACGGGCGGAGCGTCGACGTCGACATCCACATCACCGAGGCCGTCGAGGCCGACGAAGACTTGCTCGTGACCATCGGCGTCTATCCGCAGTACGCGAGAGATCAGGAGGAGCCGAACATCGAGACGGTCACGGAGGCGGTGACGACGGAGGTTGATGAGGACGCCTCGACCGGCGATTCCGGGTCCGACGACGGCGGAAACGAAAGTAGTGACAACGAAACCGACGGAAGCAGTGACAACGAAACCGACGACAACGAGAGTGACGACGGCGTCCTCGGCTGA
- a CDS encoding HpcH/HpaI aldolase/citrate lyase family protein: MVRRSVLFTPGDRPEMCRKAPDAGADVIVFDLEDAVAPRRKTEAREAVRNVLSDPEFDPDCEVCVRVNATDATRADDLDALFADDHSESLESLMLPKVGSPDDVRTLADEVGNYDASLPVLALLESADGILDAPEIAAVPETDALAFGAEDLSADIGATRTAEGTEVLYARERVVLAAAANECAAIDTLVTDFEDEAALREDVDFAIQLGYDGKLAIHPAQIGPINEAFTPSAEEREWADRVLEAKREADAEGRGVFAVDGEMIDAPLIARAERIRERAAAADES, translated from the coding sequence ATGGTCCGTAGAAGCGTACTCTTTACCCCCGGTGACCGACCCGAAATGTGCCGGAAAGCGCCCGACGCGGGAGCCGACGTGATCGTCTTCGATCTCGAGGACGCCGTCGCCCCGCGGCGCAAGACGGAGGCCCGCGAGGCGGTGCGGAACGTGCTTTCCGATCCCGAGTTCGATCCCGACTGTGAGGTGTGCGTTCGCGTCAACGCGACGGACGCGACTCGAGCGGACGACCTGGACGCGCTGTTCGCCGATGACCACAGCGAGTCCCTCGAGAGCCTCATGCTTCCGAAAGTCGGGTCACCGGACGACGTTCGGACACTCGCCGACGAAGTGGGTAACTACGACGCGTCCCTGCCCGTCCTGGCTTTGCTCGAGAGCGCCGACGGCATCCTCGACGCGCCGGAGATCGCGGCCGTGCCCGAAACCGATGCGCTGGCGTTCGGCGCGGAGGACCTTTCGGCGGATATCGGAGCGACGCGGACCGCCGAGGGGACGGAAGTACTCTACGCGCGGGAACGCGTCGTGCTCGCGGCGGCGGCGAACGAGTGTGCGGCGATCGACACCCTCGTCACCGACTTCGAGGACGAGGCCGCACTGCGGGAGGACGTCGACTTCGCGATCCAACTGGGCTACGACGGAAAGCTGGCGATTCATCCCGCGCAGATAGGTCCGATCAACGAGGCGTTCACACCTTCCGCCGAGGAACGCGAGTGGGCCGACCGCGTCCTCGAGGCCAAACGCGAGGCTGATGCAGAGGGGCGAGGGGTCTTCGCAGTCGACGGGGAGATGATCGACGCGCCGCTGATCGCACGTGCCGAACGGATTCGGGAACGGGCCGCGGCTGCCGACGAAAGCTGA
- a CDS encoding NAD-dependent succinate-semialdehyde dehydrogenase, with protein sequence MSIESTNPATGDVVDSFEETSDEERDDHLERATETFEEWSETPIETRQRLLAKAADILRESEDEYAELMTEEMGKPIGQAHAEVEKCAWVCDYYAETAAEHLQDEVVASDERAKTVVAYQPIGPVLAIMPWNFPFWQVFRFAAPNLAAGNVGLLKHASNVPGCARAIEDVFEQAGFPEGAFTSLLISSSEIDEVIEDDRVRAVTITGSDGAGRAVAESAGSQLKKTVLELGGSDPFVVLEDAPMEQTVETAVQARLINNGQSCIAAKRFIVVDDVYDEFVDRFVDEMDAQTVGDPMDDETDIGPQAREDLMEELHEQVEETVEQGGEIELGGAPMDRDGAFYPPTVMTDVPENAPADQEELFGPVATVFRVPDEEAAIEKANDTRFGLGASVWTEDLERGERVARQFESGLAFVNELVKSDPRLPFGGVKDSGYGRELSRQGIREFVNTKTIWVQQDAGEEPDMVE encoded by the coding sequence ATGTCCATCGAGAGTACCAATCCGGCGACGGGAGACGTCGTCGACAGCTTCGAGGAAACCTCCGACGAGGAGCGAGACGACCACCTCGAGCGGGCGACCGAGACCTTCGAGGAGTGGAGCGAGACGCCGATCGAAACGCGACAGCGGCTGCTGGCGAAGGCCGCCGACATCCTCCGGGAGAGCGAGGACGAGTACGCGGAACTAATGACTGAAGAGATGGGGAAACCCATCGGACAGGCGCACGCCGAGGTCGAGAAGTGCGCGTGGGTCTGTGACTACTACGCCGAGACCGCCGCGGAACACCTCCAGGACGAGGTCGTCGCGAGCGACGAGCGCGCGAAGACGGTCGTCGCCTACCAGCCGATCGGCCCGGTGCTCGCGATCATGCCGTGGAACTTCCCCTTCTGGCAAGTGTTCCGCTTTGCGGCCCCGAACCTCGCAGCGGGTAACGTCGGCCTGCTGAAACACGCCTCGAACGTCCCCGGCTGTGCGCGGGCTATCGAGGACGTCTTCGAGCAAGCGGGCTTCCCGGAGGGCGCGTTCACGTCCCTGCTGATCAGCTCTAGCGAGATCGACGAGGTGATCGAGGACGACAGAGTACGGGCCGTCACCATCACCGGCAGCGACGGTGCCGGTCGAGCAGTCGCCGAGTCCGCCGGGAGCCAGCTCAAGAAGACCGTCCTCGAGCTCGGCGGGAGCGATCCCTTCGTCGTTCTCGAGGACGCGCCGATGGAACAGACCGTCGAGACGGCGGTCCAGGCGCGGCTCATCAACAACGGCCAGTCCTGTATCGCGGCCAAGCGGTTCATCGTGGTCGACGACGTCTACGACGAGTTCGTCGACCGCTTCGTCGACGAGATGGACGCACAGACCGTCGGCGATCCGATGGACGACGAGACCGACATCGGACCGCAAGCCCGCGAAGACCTCATGGAGGAACTCCACGAGCAGGTCGAAGAGACGGTCGAACAGGGCGGCGAGATCGAACTCGGCGGCGCGCCGATGGACCGCGACGGCGCGTTCTACCCGCCCACGGTGATGACGGACGTTCCCGAAAACGCGCCCGCAGACCAGGAGGAACTGTTCGGCCCGGTTGCGACAGTGTTCCGGGTGCCCGACGAAGAAGCCGCCATCGAGAAAGCCAACGACACCCGATTCGGGCTCGGCGCGAGCGTCTGGACGGAGGACCTCGAGCGCGGCGAGCGGGTCGCCCGCCAGTTCGAGTCGGGACTCGCGTTCGTCAACGAACTCGTCAAGTCCGATCCCCGACTCCCCTTCGGCGGCGTGAAGGACTCTGGCTACGGACGGGAACTCTCGCGTCAGGGAATTCGGGAGTTCGTGAACACGAAGACGATCTGGGTCCAGCAGGACGCCGGCGAAGAGCCTGACATGGTCGAATAA
- a CDS encoding Glu/Leu/Phe/Val family dehydrogenase translates to MSEDTNPFESLQSQIDEAAQYLDIGGDVIERLKHPERVLETNLTIERDDGDLERFKAFRSQFNGDRGPYKGGIRYHPGVSRDEVKALSGWMTYKTAIVDIPLGGGKGGIILDPDDYSESELERLTRSFAKEIRPMIGEDRDVPAPDVNTGQREMNWIKDTYETLENTTEPGVITGKALDSGGSEGRVEATGRSTVLAAREAFDYLDKDLEGATVAVQGYGNAGWIAAKLIEQMGATVVAASDSSGGIYNPDGFDPVAAKDHKNETGSVVGFEGSEEELTNEDVLTLDVDLLIPAALENAIDADLAEDVEADVISEAANGPLTPTADAVLEDKDVFVIPDILANAGGVTVSYFEWVQNRQRFSWSEERVNEELEGVIVDAFDALVETYEKHDLENPRTAAYVVAIQRVADAFEEAGSWP, encoded by the coding sequence ATGAGCGAGGATACCAACCCGTTCGAAAGTCTCCAGTCACAGATCGACGAGGCCGCACAGTACCTCGACATCGGCGGCGACGTCATCGAGCGACTCAAACACCCCGAGCGAGTCCTCGAGACGAATCTCACGATCGAACGCGACGACGGCGACCTCGAGCGGTTCAAAGCCTTCCGGTCCCAGTTCAACGGCGACCGCGGGCCCTACAAAGGCGGCATCCGCTACCACCCGGGGGTCTCCCGGGACGAGGTCAAGGCGCTGTCCGGTTGGATGACCTACAAGACCGCCATCGTCGACATTCCGCTCGGCGGCGGCAAGGGAGGGATCATCCTCGATCCGGACGACTACTCCGAGAGCGAACTCGAGCGACTCACGCGCTCGTTCGCGAAAGAGATCCGCCCGATGATCGGCGAGGACCGGGACGTTCCCGCGCCCGACGTGAACACGGGTCAGCGGGAGATGAACTGGATCAAAGACACCTACGAGACCCTCGAGAACACGACCGAGCCGGGAGTCATTACGGGCAAGGCGCTCGACTCGGGCGGCAGCGAGGGCCGCGTCGAGGCGACCGGCCGCTCGACCGTCCTCGCCGCGCGCGAGGCGTTCGACTACCTCGACAAGGACCTCGAGGGCGCGACCGTCGCCGTGCAGGGCTACGGGAACGCCGGCTGGATCGCCGCCAAACTGATCGAACAGATGGGCGCGACGGTCGTTGCCGCCAGCGACTCGAGCGGCGGCATCTACAACCCCGACGGGTTCGATCCGGTCGCGGCGAAAGACCACAAGAACGAGACCGGCAGCGTCGTCGGCTTCGAGGGAAGCGAGGAGGAGCTCACCAACGAGGACGTCCTCACCCTCGACGTCGACCTGCTGATCCCGGCGGCGCTCGAGAACGCGATCGACGCTGACCTCGCCGAGGACGTCGAGGCTGACGTCATCTCGGAGGCCGCGAACGGGCCGCTGACGCCGACTGCCGACGCGGTGCTCGAGGACAAGGACGTCTTCGTCATCCCGGATATCCTCGCGAACGCGGGCGGTGTCACCGTCTCCTACTTCGAGTGGGTCCAGAACCGCCAGCGGTTCTCCTGGTCGGAGGAACGCGTCAACGAGGAACTCGAGGGGGTCATCGTCGACGCCTTTGACGCACTCGTCGAGACCTACGAGAAACACGACCTCGAGAACCCGCGAACCGCGGCCTACGTCGTCGCGATCCAGCGCGTCGCCGACGCGTTCGAGGAAGCCGGCAGCTGGCCCTGA
- a CDS encoding PH domain-containing protein gives MSTEPTDDDVGVDLEWLSLDDGEDVIWAGGPDRRTLIPAFAIGIPLSIVLIGLVIIASEYLRVTNTHYVVTTRALYKKTGVLSRDVKRIEHAKVQDISYSQSALGTHFGYGSVEVSTAGGSGVEMAFTSVPDPKAVQQRISERIKRERGESGDERTKDDVLEEILTELRAIRTAVEGSASARSNTETRTTNQRSDGSQSYEYDEDRSI, from the coding sequence ATGAGCACCGAACCCACGGACGATGACGTCGGAGTCGACCTCGAGTGGCTATCGCTAGACGACGGCGAAGACGTGATCTGGGCCGGCGGTCCGGATCGGCGGACGCTCATTCCGGCGTTCGCGATCGGGATTCCGCTCTCGATCGTGCTGATCGGGCTCGTCATCATCGCCAGCGAGTACCTCCGCGTGACGAACACCCACTACGTCGTGACGACCCGCGCGCTGTACAAGAAGACGGGCGTGCTCTCGCGGGACGTCAAGCGGATCGAACACGCGAAAGTCCAGGACATCTCCTACAGCCAGAGCGCGCTGGGGACCCACTTCGGCTACGGCTCCGTCGAGGTCAGTACCGCCGGCGGCTCCGGCGTCGAGATGGCCTTCACGTCGGTGCCCGACCCGAAGGCCGTCCAGCAACGGATCAGCGAGCGGATCAAACGCGAACGCGGCGAGTCGGGGGACGAACGCACGAAAGACGACGTTCTCGAGGAAATCCTCACCGAACTCCGGGCGATCCGGACGGCCGTCGAGGGGAGCGCTTCGGCTCGGTCGAACACCGAGACCCGTACTACTAACCAGCGAAGCGACGGCAGCCAGTCCTACGAGTATGACGAAGACCGATCCATCTGA
- a CDS encoding acyl-CoA dehydrogenase family protein, with amino-acid sequence MPLELSDEHRMIRKTVRDFCETEIEPIAQEIEDEHRFPAEIFDQLADLDMMGVPITEEYGGLGGDTLMYALVAEELGRVSGAIGLSYVAHTSLASKPIELFGSEAQKERWLRPLAEGEYLGGWALTEPSSGSDASDMDTTAERDGDEWVLNGTKQFITNASEAGSILVKAVTVPEAGYDGISTFIVDPAEDDGFEVTTIWDKMGLNASPTCEIALENVRLPEDRLLGAEGDGWDQTKKTLDGGRISIAALSTGLAQGAYEHAKQYSTEREQFGQPICEFDAIRDTIVDMHRKTERARLLTHDAARKYDRGDPVTRESALAKLDASEAAREVAEDAVQVLGGYGYTTDFAPQRFYRDAKLMEIGEGTSEIQHLVIGRELGL; translated from the coding sequence ATGCCCCTCGAGCTATCCGACGAACACCGGATGATTCGAAAGACCGTCAGGGACTTCTGCGAAACCGAGATCGAACCGATCGCGCAGGAAATCGAAGACGAGCACCGCTTCCCCGCGGAGATCTTCGACCAGCTCGCGGATCTCGATATGATGGGCGTCCCGATCACCGAGGAGTACGGCGGCCTGGGCGGCGATACCCTCATGTACGCGCTCGTCGCCGAGGAACTCGGCCGCGTCTCCGGCGCGATCGGGCTCTCCTACGTGGCACACACCTCGCTCGCGTCGAAGCCGATCGAACTGTTCGGCAGCGAAGCCCAGAAAGAACGCTGGCTCCGGCCCCTCGCGGAGGGCGAGTACCTCGGCGGCTGGGCGCTGACCGAACCGAGCAGCGGCTCCGACGCCTCCGATATGGACACCACCGCGGAGCGAGACGGCGACGAGTGGGTTCTCAACGGGACCAAGCAGTTCATCACGAACGCTTCCGAAGCCGGCTCGATACTCGTGAAGGCCGTCACCGTCCCCGAGGCGGGCTACGACGGTATCTCGACGTTCATCGTCGACCCGGCCGAAGACGACGGCTTCGAGGTGACGACGATCTGGGACAAGATGGGGCTCAACGCCTCGCCGACCTGTGAAATCGCACTCGAGAACGTGCGCCTACCGGAAGACCGCCTGCTCGGCGCGGAGGGCGACGGCTGGGACCAGACGAAGAAGACGCTCGACGGCGGTCGCATCTCGATCGCCGCGCTCTCCACGGGGCTCGCGCAGGGAGCCTACGAGCACGCGAAGCAGTACAGTACGGAACGCGAACAGTTCGGGCAGCCGATTTGCGAGTTCGACGCGATCCGGGATACGATCGTCGACATGCACCGAAAGACCGAGCGGGCGCGACTGCTCACCCACGACGCTGCGCGGAAATACGACCGAGGCGACCCCGTCACGCGAGAGTCCGCCCTCGCGAAACTCGACGCCAGCGAAGCCGCCCGCGAGGTCGCCGAAGACGCCGTGCAGGTGCTGGGCGGCTACGGGTATACGACCGACTTCGCGCCGCAGCGGTTCTATCGCGACGCGAAGCTCATGGAGATCGGCGAGGGAACGAGCGAAATCCAGCACCTGGTCATCGGTCGCGAACTCGGACTCTAA
- a CDS encoding DUF5658 family protein, producing MSSEGTTLHHRLPGDVTPVDLERLLWGVVLLSLVADIATTFVGLHLGLSESNPAARGAIESYGFGGMVALKAGAIGVGLVCRPLLEREYRAIVPAGLAGPWLIAAILNVYTISTVV from the coding sequence GCTCCCCGGCGACGTGACGCCCGTCGACCTCGAGCGACTGCTCTGGGGGGTCGTACTCCTCTCCCTCGTCGCCGATATCGCCACGACGTTCGTCGGGCTCCACCTCGGTCTCTCCGAGTCGAATCCGGCCGCCCGTGGGGCGATCGAGAGCTACGGTTTCGGCGGGATGGTCGCCCTGAAGGCGGGCGCGATCGGCGTCGGGCTCGTCTGTCGGCCGCTGCTCGAGCGGGAGTATCGGGCGATCGTCCCGGCCGGGCTCGCGGGTCCGTGGTTGATTGCCGCGATTCTCAACGTCTACACGATCTCGACCGTCGTTTAA
- a CDS encoding TFIIB-type zinc ribbon-containing protein, with protein sequence MAIRTYHDDSQPPPERGTHDSHPPSERRKTVLFCPECGHESPITDDWETMTADGDRLLVCTDCGSVVDRRSRRHSELVEAT encoded by the coding sequence ATGGCAATTCGCACGTACCACGACGATTCGCAGCCGCCGCCCGAGCGGGGAACGCACGACTCGCATCCACCGTCCGAACGACGAAAGACCGTCCTCTTCTGTCCGGAGTGTGGCCACGAGAGCCCGATCACCGACGACTGGGAGACGATGACGGCCGACGGCGATCGACTGCTCGTCTGTACCGACTGCGGCTCGGTCGTCGACCGCCGATCACGACGCCACTCCGAACTCGTCGAAGCTACCTAA